The DNA region CTGTGTGCTTGAAGATGAACTTCTCCGTGAAAGTACGTGGCGATGCGAGTACACTGACGAAATGCTTTCAATGATCGATGTTCTTGTTGACGGAAGATTCATTCTCGCACGCAGGAACATTTCACTTGCCTTCCGCGGGTCGGACAATCAGAGGATAATCGATCTGAAAAAGACGCTGGCACAGGGCAATACAATAACTCTCGATCTGGATTAAATTTATCCCGTGAACATATAATGTCCACGGGATAATTCAGCTTTTCCAGTGTTTGAGTTTGGGAAGTTCCTGAGATAAATATTCTCTGGCTTTCTCGGGTGGAAATTGGTCATTGGATATATGTCCAACAAGAAATTCTGTCAGATCGTCTAATGATGAATAAATAAACTTTCCGTCGGTGTAGCACCACTTGCAGTATTCCTCGTTGAATGTACCGTCAACTTCCCTGCTGATGCTTGTATCATCAAGGGGCATACCACAGCACTGACATATAAGTTTTCTTGGCGAACCAAGGATAGTATTTATCGAAACATCGAAGAGTCTAGACAACAGTTTCAATGTTTCGGTATTTGGTACAGTTTCGCCATTTTCCCAGCGTGATACAGCCTGACGGGTAACAAATACCTTATCGGCAAGTTCTTCCTGTGAAAGTCCGAGTTTAGTGCGAAGTTCGTGAATGATAGTTTTGGTTTCCATGGCGTATCTCCTCCTTTATGCACATTATACCACAAAAGTCCCGTCAATTCAAGCAACTCGCTGTTGCTTAAAGATTGCTTGTCCGCCAGAGAAAAACAAGCGTATTTCACAAACGCACACAATAATCGTTGGTAAAGTTTGTATATTTGACTATTGACTATTTCGGGTAAATTGGGTATACTTTTTAAGGTGCTAAAATGCATGAACAGTATTTAATTTAAGTTAAGAAGGGGTCTGAACAATAATGACTAAGGTAGTAAAATTCGGCGGAAGCTCACTGGCCAGCGCTGAACAGTTCAAGAAGGTTAAGGATATAATCACTGCAGAGGATTCTAGAAGATTCGTAGTTCCTTCTGCACCCGGAAAGAGATTTTCTGCAGACACTAAGGTTACAGATATGCTTTACGGCTGCTATGATCTTGCTGCAAAGGGCAAGGATTTCACTAAGGAATTCGATGCTATAAAGGAAAGATACAACGGTATAATCAGCGAACTTGGTCTTGATATGTCTCTGGAAAACGAGTTCAACGTTATAAAGGCTTGCTTCATCGGTAAGGCCGGCAGAGACTATGCTGCTTCCAGAGGTGAGTTCCTGAATGGTATGGTACTTGCAAATTATCTGGGTTATAATTTCATCGATGCTGCCGATGTCATTTTCTTCGACGAAAGAGGTCAGTTCGATGCAAAGCGTACAAACAAGGTGCTCTCCGAGAAACTTGAAGGTCTTGATAATGCTGTTGTTCCCGGTTTCTACGGCTCTATGCCCAACGATACCATCAAGACATTCTCCAGAGGCGGTTCTGATATCACAGGTTCTATCGTAGCTGCTGCTGTAAATGCAGATCTCTATGAGAACTGGACCGATACTTCAGGATTCCTGACAACAGACCCCAGAATAGTTAAGGATCCCGCTCCTATAACCACTATCACTTATAAAGAGCTGAGAGAGCTTTCTTACATGGGTGCAAGCGTGTTCCATGAGGACGCTATCTTCCCTGTCAGAAAAGCAGGTATTGCTATAAACATCAAGAACACCAATGCTCCCGAGGCTCCCGGTACTCTTATAGTTGAGTCTACTTCTCAGAAGCCCGCATACACCATCACAGGTATCGCAGGTAAGAAGGGCTTCACCGTAATCAATATCGAAAAAGATATGATGAATGCTGAACTCGGTTTCGGCAGAAGAGTTCTTGAAGTATTCGAAAAGAACGGCGTAAGCTTTGAGCATATGCCTTCAGGTATCGACACTATGTCAGTTATCGTTACTCAGGAAGAGTTCGCTGACAAGGAGCAGGAGATACTTGCAGGTCTCCACAGAAACTGTCACCCCGATATGATCGAGATCGAGACAGATCTTGCACTTATTGCAGTTGTGGGCAGAGCTATGAAGGCTAACAGAGGTACAGCAGGCAGAATATTCTCTGCACTTGCACATTCTCACGTAAATGTTAAGATGATCGACCAGGGCTCCAGTGAGCTGAATGTCATCATCGGTGTAAGCGAGAGCGATTTTGAGACTGCTGTTAAGTCTATCTATGATATCTTCGTTGAGACCAAGCTTTGATAAAAACCTTTAAGGAAGTATAGATCTTTATAGATCACAGTCCGTACATAATTTTTGTGCGGACTGTTTTTTCATTTCGTTATCAGATAAAACGGTTGACTAAAGAGTGCAAATGATGTATAATCTGAATACAGAAAGTATCCCGAGCATGCTTACTGCATATAGCTTAATTAATATTTGTGAAAAAGGAACGATGACAATGTATACAAATAAAAAACGTAAACTTGCAGTACTCTGCGCAGCTGTTATGACCTCAGTTATTCTTGGGAGCTGCGGTGGTGAGAAAGATGATTCTTCATCTAAAAAGGCCGATGTTTCGGTACCCGAAACTGTTACACTCTCTACGCAAAAAGATGAACCTGATGAGCTCACTGATCTTGATACAACAGGCGAATCCGATATCACTCCTGCTATCTGGACTGTCAAAGGAGAAAACGGAACTGAGGTAACGCTGACAGGTTCGATGCACGCGCTGAAAAAAAGCGATTATCCAATGCCTAATGAGATACGCAGTGCTTATGAAAAAGCTGATGTTCTTGCAGTTGAAGCTGATCTTACTCAATCGGGTTCAATAACTTTCCAGTCTGCCATGCTGGCTGCTATGTATTACGATGATACAGATGATAAGCTTTCAAATCATATCTCCGATAATGGATATAAAGCACTTGAAAAGTATCTTGATCTGTACTCACTGGATATATCATCCTACTCGAATATGAGACCATGGGCTGTGTATACCGTGGTGGAAAATCTTTCGCTTGCCAAAAGCGATCTTTCAGGTGATATGGGTCTTGACAAATATCTGCTTTTAAAAGCCCATAGTGACGATAAAGAAATCTATGAAGTAGAGGGCTTGGAATTCCAGTTTGATCTTTTTGCTGAACTTTCCGACGATGTGTACAGTATGCTGTTTGAATCCCGAGAAAACAGGACGGTCGAAAACGACCTCAGTGAACTTGAAGAGCTTCACCAAGCTTGGGCATCAGGTGATCTCGACTATATTGAAAAAGCTTCAAATGAGGAAATCGAGACCGACGACAAGTATGCCGCTGCCATCGAAGAATACCAGTCTAAGATCTATACAAACAGAAACAAGGTCATGACAGAGTCCGTAGAGAATTTCCTGAAGGGCGACAAAAATGTTTTGTTTGTTGTGGGCGCTGCCCATTATGCAGGTGATGAGGGCATAATCTCTCTGCTTGAAAAAGACGGATACACCGTTGAACGAGTTGAATATAACCCTGACTGAAAAATACCAAACGGCACTGCAAACCGATGCAGTGCCGTTGTTCTTTTGTATTATCCGATAAGCCAGTCGTACATCTCCTGATATTTTCTAGCAGAAGCCTGCCATGAGAAATCCTTGGACATAGCCTGACGAATTATGCCGTTCCATTCATCACGCCTGTCAACGTAAATGTAGTGAGCAAACATGACGGTATTGTACATCTCGTGAGCGTTATAATTGGAAAAGCTGAATCCTGTACCTGTTTTTTCAAACTGATTGTAGGGCTGAACCGTGTCACGGAGACCGCCTGTCTCTCGGACGATAGGCAGTGTGCCGTATCTCAGGGACATCAGCTGTGAAAGACCGCAAGGCTCAAACAGAGATGGCATCAGGAATGCATCACTTGCCGCGTAGATCTTGTGGCTCATGGCTTCGCTGTAATACATATTCGCTGAAACCTTATCGGGATATTTCCAAGCGAAGTATCTGAACATTTCCTCGTACTTCTGGTCACCTGTGCCGAGTACAACAATCTGAATATCCTGCTGGCAGAGTTTTTCCATCATGTAAGCGATAAGGTCGAATCCTTTCTGGTCAGTAAGTCTGCTGACAATGCCTATCATGAACTTGTTGTCATCGCAGGTAAGACCAAGTTCGGACTGCAAAGCACGTTTATTCATGATTTTCTTTTCGAGAACACTGTTAATATCGTAATTGCAATTTATCATCTTGTCAGTGGCAGGGTCGTATTCAGCATAGTCGATACCGTTGACGATACCTCGCAGATCATTCTTTCGAGCCCTCATAAGGCCGTCAAGTCCCTCGCCGTAGAATTGTGTTTTTATTTCTTCGGCATAGGAATCGGATACAGTTGTGATAGCATCTGCATAGACAAGTCCGCCCTTCAGCATATTGCCGTCAACGTCCTTGAGAAGCTTATCATAGGTCATGTAATATGATGACAGACCTGACAGTGCCATAAATCTTGCGGCATTATCATTTCCCTGAAATTTCAGATTGTGTATAGTCATAACAGTCTTTATGCCGCGGAAGAACTCCCCTCCCCAGAAAGAATCATGGAGATATACCGGTATAAGACCGGTCTGCCAGTCGTGGCAATGTATAACATCGGGTCTGAAATCCAGTACAGGCAGAGCAGAAAGTACAGCTCTGTCAAAGTACATGAACTTTTCGATATCCCAGTGCCAGTCACCATATGGCTTTTCACCGCTGAAATAGTACTCGTTGTCGATGAAATAGAATGTAATTCCATCGTATTCCATTTTCAGCAGACCTACATATCTGTTCTGACCCGCAAAATCCATGTAGAAGTTTGTGATATACTCCATCTGGTCTTTCCATTTCTGAGCGATGCAGGCATATTTGGGCAGTATAACACGAACATCATAATACTTTTTATCAAAACACTTCGGCAGAGAACCAACAACGTCTGCCAGACCGCCTGTCTTGATAAAAGGAACTACTTCCGAAGCAGCAAAAAGAACTTTTTTCATAACATTTATCCCTTCCTTTTATGATTTACTATAAAAAAAACTCATTTCACGAATTTGAGATTATATACAATCTATTTAAGTTAATTATAACACGCTTTGTTATTTTCGTCAATAGGATAATTAGATAATTTAGTATTATTTGTCAAACCCATCAAGCGGGAAAAGTACTCGCTTTTCAGCTAACATTTCTTTGATACGCGTTTTAGTGACGGCATATTCCTTTCTGTCCTCACCTTTTAGTACAAGACTTTCCTTTTCCCAGCGTACGAAGTCTATATCATCATACTCTTTATAGTCCATCGGCACTTCTCCATGCATTCTTACCATACGGGGATCAAAGTGAAGAGGGCAGGAAAAGTCCATTACAAAGATCTCATTCGGACAAGCCCAGTAACAGCCGTCACAGGCAAGCAGATTACTGTCCTTATCATAGAAAATATCGCATACTATAAATGATTCACCGCCGCTGAAAGAAATATCATGTTCCATTCCCTCGGGGATATAATCGTAATTTCTGTCTGTTTCAACTTCAAAAAAGCTTATACCGTAAAGGTCGGTATGGTACGGGATATAGGTATTTCCGTTTGAATGATGTATTAAAGATCTGAAAGGGTGAAGGTGGTGGCTGTCTGTAAAATGCTCAAATATCTGCATATCGTCCTTGTAATAAGTACATTTCGCTATCCTGGCACCTGTATATTTGTTCCCAATACCAGACTTCTCGCCGTAAACATCATACTGTACTCTAAAACCATCACTCAGATCATAATTATCTGTGCAGATGAAATATTTCTCATCATAAAATTCCCTGCCCTCGGGGTGTACACCTGATGAGTAGATATTAGTATACGAAAAGTTTTCAAATGTGCATAAACAGCAGGAAATATTCTCACAGTAAAAATGTATATGTTTAAAGTCTGTCTCACCGTTGATTTGACTTTCACAGTTCAGTGTTACCTCATATCTGCCGTCTGTTTTATTTATGTCAAAGTCAAGTATGTCATAGTCTTCAAACTTTGAAAGCCATTGTCCCTCATCAGTCTCGGGATATGGACTGAAAACAAAGTTAAATGATTTTAGTCCGCTTTTCTCTGTTTCCTCCTCGGGAAAAACGCCCCATAAAGCACACCTTGCACTGTTTACAGTACCATCATGATAAATATGTTCGGTGATATCTTTATTTTCAAAATATCTCATTGTTTTTTCACCTTTTTCTTTGGCTGAGGAAGTTCATCCGCAACAGAGGTTATTAGTTCTTTCAAACGTTCCCTGTCATCGATGACATCTACAAGAAGCATTTCCTTAGCACCCTCATATGGTATTTCTTTTAAAGCGTTCGGAAGAAGATTTTTCGCGGAAGAAGTGGGTTTTATAAAAAATCGGTCATCATATATCCCTCCGACTACTTTGCCTCTGCAATATATTATGAACTCCCCCATCATACTGCGGTATGAAATTTCTTCTGAATCTGAAAGCTGTTCAAGTACGTATTCAAGAT from Ruminococcus albus AD2013 includes:
- a CDS encoding zinc ribbon domain-containing protein, coding for METKTIIHELRTKLGLSQEELADKVFVTRQAVSRWENGETVPNTETLKLLSRLFDVSINTILGSPRKLICQCCGMPLDDTSISREVDGTFNEEYCKWCYTDGKFIYSSLDDLTEFLVGHISNDQFPPEKAREYLSQELPKLKHWKS
- a CDS encoding aspartate kinase, which translates into the protein MTKVVKFGGSSLASAEQFKKVKDIITAEDSRRFVVPSAPGKRFSADTKVTDMLYGCYDLAAKGKDFTKEFDAIKERYNGIISELGLDMSLENEFNVIKACFIGKAGRDYAASRGEFLNGMVLANYLGYNFIDAADVIFFDERGQFDAKRTNKVLSEKLEGLDNAVVPGFYGSMPNDTIKTFSRGGSDITGSIVAAAVNADLYENWTDTSGFLTTDPRIVKDPAPITTITYKELRELSYMGASVFHEDAIFPVRKAGIAINIKNTNAPEAPGTLIVESTSQKPAYTITGIAGKKGFTVINIEKDMMNAELGFGRRVLEVFEKNGVSFEHMPSGIDTMSVIVTQEEFADKEQEILAGLHRNCHPDMIEIETDLALIAVVGRAMKANRGTAGRIFSALAHSHVNVKMIDQGSSELNVIIGVSESDFETAVKSIYDIFVETKL
- a CDS encoding TraB/GumN family protein, producing the protein MYTNKKRKLAVLCAAVMTSVILGSCGGEKDDSSSKKADVSVPETVTLSTQKDEPDELTDLDTTGESDITPAIWTVKGENGTEVTLTGSMHALKKSDYPMPNEIRSAYEKADVLAVEADLTQSGSITFQSAMLAAMYYDDTDDKLSNHISDNGYKALEKYLDLYSLDISSYSNMRPWAVYTVVENLSLAKSDLSGDMGLDKYLLLKAHSDDKEIYEVEGLEFQFDLFAELSDDVYSMLFESRENRTVENDLSELEELHQAWASGDLDYIEKASNEEIETDDKYAAAIEEYQSKIYTNRNKVMTESVENFLKGDKNVLFVVGAAHYAGDEGIISLLEKDGYTVERVEYNPD
- the glgA gene encoding glycogen synthase GlgA, with the protein product MKKVLFAASEVVPFIKTGGLADVVGSLPKCFDKKYYDVRVILPKYACIAQKWKDQMEYITNFYMDFAGQNRYVGLLKMEYDGITFYFIDNEYYFSGEKPYGDWHWDIEKFMYFDRAVLSALPVLDFRPDVIHCHDWQTGLIPVYLHDSFWGGEFFRGIKTVMTIHNLKFQGNDNAARFMALSGLSSYYMTYDKLLKDVDGNMLKGGLVYADAITTVSDSYAEEIKTQFYGEGLDGLMRARKNDLRGIVNGIDYAEYDPATDKMINCNYDINSVLEKKIMNKRALQSELGLTCDDNKFMIGIVSRLTDQKGFDLIAYMMEKLCQQDIQIVVLGTGDQKYEEMFRYFAWKYPDKVSANMYYSEAMSHKIYAASDAFLMPSLFEPCGLSQLMSLRYGTLPIVRETGGLRDTVQPYNQFEKTGTGFSFSNYNAHEMYNTVMFAHYIYVDRRDEWNGIIRQAMSKDFSWQASARKYQEMYDWLIG
- a CDS encoding TfoX/Sxy family protein yields the protein MPSTKEYLEYVLEQLSDSEEISYRSMMGEFIIYCRGKVVGGIYDDRFFIKPTSSAKNLLPNALKEIPYEGAKEMLLVDVIDDRERLKELITSVADELPQPKKKVKKQ